One Rhodococcus sp. P1Y DNA window includes the following coding sequences:
- a CDS encoding ferredoxin reductase, giving the protein MAERGAKPQVSFIRRTALRAVRMLFNPLRPDDYLSMINPLWTTRELRGQVVRVAPEGSDAVSVFIRPGFEWAGHTPGQYVRLGVLIDGRYHWRAYSLTSDPDPVDGLVSVSPKLVPEGTVSPYLVGTIRTGDIVRLSEVEGEFTLPSPIPPKMVFISAGSGITPIISMLRSLDHQDQVSDIVVVHSVHRREQLMFADTLEELEAKHDGLRLEVRITSDEGRMKASELDALVPDWRERDAFCSGPGEHLDDLKSYWKDQGDFDRFHHESFQPVIGGNSEAGEGGTVKFVNSEKDVECDGGTTILDAGEQAGLDLTFGCRIGICHTCVGTLRSGRLRDLRNGDVSEPTGQAVRICVNTAEGDIEIEL; this is encoded by the coding sequence GTGGCAGAGCGGGGGGCCAAGCCCCAGGTTTCATTCATTCGAAGAACAGCGCTGCGCGCTGTTCGTATGTTGTTCAATCCACTGAGACCCGACGATTACCTGTCGATGATCAACCCTTTGTGGACGACACGGGAGTTGCGCGGTCAGGTGGTTCGGGTCGCGCCCGAGGGCTCGGATGCGGTGTCGGTTTTCATCCGCCCCGGGTTCGAGTGGGCTGGGCACACTCCCGGTCAGTACGTTCGCTTAGGCGTTCTGATCGACGGGCGTTACCACTGGCGGGCGTACTCCCTGACGTCGGACCCAGACCCGGTCGACGGCCTCGTCAGCGTAAGTCCGAAGCTGGTCCCCGAGGGCACGGTCTCTCCGTACCTGGTGGGAACCATCCGGACTGGCGACATCGTCCGGCTGAGCGAGGTCGAGGGCGAGTTCACACTGCCGAGCCCGATTCCCCCGAAGATGGTGTTCATCAGCGCAGGTAGTGGCATCACTCCGATCATCAGTATGTTGCGCAGTCTCGATCACCAGGATCAAGTGTCCGACATCGTGGTGGTGCACTCCGTGCATCGCCGTGAGCAGCTGATGTTCGCCGACACGCTGGAGGAACTCGAAGCAAAGCACGACGGCCTGCGGCTGGAGGTGCGGATCACCAGCGACGAAGGCCGGATGAAGGCATCGGAATTGGACGCGTTGGTTCCGGACTGGCGTGAACGGGATGCGTTCTGTTCGGGCCCTGGTGAGCACCTGGACGACCTGAAGTCGTATTGGAAAGACCAGGGTGACTTCGACCGATTCCACCACGAAAGTTTCCAACCGGTCATCGGCGGGAACTCTGAGGCTGGAGAAGGTGGCACGGTCAAGTTCGTGAACAGCGAGAAGGACGTGGAGTGCGACGGGGGCACCACCATTCTCGACGCAGGCGAGCAGGCGGGTCTGGACCTGACATTTGGGTGCCGGATCGGTATCTGTCACACCTGCGTAGGCACGTTGAGGTCCGGGAGATTGAGAGACCTTCGAAACGGAGACGTCTCCGAACCGACCGGGCAAGCGGTGCGCATCTGCGTGAATACGGCAGAGGGCGACATCGAGATAGAGCTATGA
- a CDS encoding SDR family NAD(P)-dependent oxidoreductase: protein MPPPLTVVTGGSRGIGAAGSLTGLVTNAGAASAVGPLIDNELSAIRADIDLDLVGVLASIKYSIEPLTESGGGSIVNISSAAATLGSPNMYVHYAAAKAGVEALTIGLSKELATRNIRVNAVAPGVIWTEFHRDADRPSKVADMIPMQRAGNPTEIAGAVA, encoded by the coding sequence ATGCCTCCTCCCCTCACCGTAGTGACAGGAGGTAGCCGCGGGATCGGAGCCGCGGGTTCTCTCACCGGTCTGGTCACCAATGCAGGGGCCGCTAGTGCAGTGGGGCCGCTGATCGACAACGAACTCAGCGCGATACGAGCAGACATAGACCTCGACCTCGTCGGCGTCCTTGCATCCATCAAGTACTCGATCGAGCCCTTGACCGAGTCCGGCGGCGGGTCGATCGTCAACATCTCTTCTGCGGCAGCCACTCTCGGCAGTCCGAACATGTACGTCCATTACGCCGCCGCCAAAGCTGGCGTGGAGGCGCTCACGATCGGGTTGTCGAAGGAACTGGCGACGAGAAACATTCGTGTGAACGCTGTTGCCCCGGGAGTCATCTGGACCGAGTTCCACCGAGATGCGGACCGACCTTCGAAGGTCGCCGACATGATTCCGATGCAACGCGCGGGAAATCCGACCGAGATCGCGGGCGCGGTTGCATGA
- a CDS encoding LLM class flavin-dependent oxidoreductase, which translates to MKKVGFLSFGHWTPSPQSQTRSASDVLLQSIDLAVAAEELGADGAYYRVHHFANQLSSPFPLLAAIGAKTSSIEIGTGVIDMRYENPYYMTEDAGSADLISGGRLQLGISRGSPEQVIEGYKYFGYTPKDGSDHAEMAREHTRTFLDLLEGKGFATPNPRPMFPNPPGLLRLEPHSAGLRERIWWGAGNRETAEWTARQGMNLMSSTLLTEDTGVPFHQLQAEQIERFRKTWADEQHAHEPRVSVSRSIFPIVNDLDRAYFGRQSGGEDQVGYIDGGLARFGKSYAGEPDRLIEELAADEAIAAADTVLLTVPNQLGVEYCAHVMESLLTEVAPALGWR; encoded by the coding sequence ATGAAAAAGGTTGGGTTCCTGTCGTTCGGTCACTGGACACCATCGCCGCAGTCGCAGACGCGGTCGGCATCGGATGTGCTCCTACAGTCGATCGATCTGGCGGTGGCCGCGGAGGAGCTGGGCGCTGACGGCGCGTACTACCGCGTGCACCATTTCGCCAATCAGCTATCGTCACCGTTTCCACTGCTGGCCGCCATCGGCGCGAAAACCAGCTCCATCGAAATCGGGACCGGCGTGATCGACATGCGCTACGAGAACCCGTACTACATGACCGAGGACGCCGGATCTGCCGACCTCATCTCGGGCGGCAGACTGCAACTCGGAATCAGCCGCGGATCGCCCGAACAAGTCATCGAAGGCTACAAGTACTTCGGCTACACCCCCAAGGACGGATCCGACCACGCCGAGATGGCCCGCGAGCACACACGCACGTTCCTCGATCTGCTCGAAGGTAAAGGCTTCGCAACCCCCAATCCTCGACCGATGTTCCCGAATCCACCGGGGTTGCTGCGTCTGGAGCCTCATTCCGCGGGGCTGAGGGAGCGGATCTGGTGGGGAGCGGGCAACCGCGAGACGGCGGAGTGGACGGCGCGGCAGGGAATGAACCTGATGAGTTCGACGCTGCTGACCGAGGACACGGGCGTTCCGTTCCACCAGTTGCAGGCCGAGCAGATCGAGCGTTTCCGCAAGACATGGGCCGATGAGCAACACGCGCACGAGCCACGAGTCTCCGTCAGCCGGAGCATCTTCCCAATCGTGAACGACCTCGACCGCGCCTACTTCGGCCGTCAGTCCGGTGGCGAGGATCAGGTCGGGTACATCGACGGCGGGCTCGCGCGATTCGGAAAGTCCTACGCCGGGGAACCTGACCGCCTCATCGAGGAATTGGCGGCTGACGAAGCCATCGCTGCAGCGGACACTGTTCTTCTCACAGTGCCGAACCAGCTCGGGGTCGAGTACTGCGCACACGTGATGGAGTCACTTCTGACCGAGGTGGCCCCAGCTCTCGGCTGGCGCTGA
- a CDS encoding MSMEG_1061 family FMN-dependent PPOX-type flavoprotein gives MAWEEILHDDELTAMFGTPSYRAANKDRSSLHAMDVQWLSQSPFCLIGTADTEGRCDVSPKGDPAGQLVHILDDKTVAIAERPGNKRMDGYRNVLKNPFVGINFFIPGRGDTLRINGGARLIKDAPFFDDMQVKGHRPILCLVVDVEQVFFHCAKAFMRSRLWEPETWDPTVMPSVAVITKAVMPDSPETVADLEQYYGPSYEKQLYQRQ, from the coding sequence GTGGCATGGGAAGAAATTCTTCACGACGACGAGCTGACCGCTATGTTCGGCACGCCGAGTTACCGGGCGGCCAACAAGGATCGATCGTCGTTGCACGCTATGGATGTCCAGTGGTTGTCGCAGTCGCCCTTCTGTCTGATCGGCACCGCGGATACCGAGGGACGCTGCGATGTTTCGCCGAAGGGTGATCCGGCCGGTCAGCTGGTGCACATTCTCGATGACAAGACCGTCGCGATCGCCGAACGCCCCGGCAACAAGCGCATGGACGGATACCGGAATGTGTTGAAGAACCCGTTCGTCGGGATCAACTTCTTCATCCCCGGTCGAGGCGACACATTGCGCATCAACGGCGGCGCGCGGTTGATCAAGGATGCGCCGTTCTTCGACGACATGCAGGTGAAGGGTCATCGGCCGATTCTGTGTCTCGTCGTCGACGTCGAGCAGGTCTTCTTCCACTGCGCCAAGGCGTTCATGCGATCACGGTTGTGGGAACCGGAAACGTGGGACCCGACGGTGATGCCCTCCGTCGCCGTCATCACCAAGGCCGTCATGCCCGACTCGCCCGAGACGGTTGCCGATCTCGAACAGTATTACGGCCCGTCCTACGAAAAGCAGCTCTACCAACGTCAGTAG
- a CDS encoding PP2C family protein-serine/threonine phosphatase, translating into MNDQDPLLQDTAEDLYEFAPCGYLSTWPDGRIAKVNATLLKWLEYERQDVLGRRFSDLLTGGGRIHYETHFAPLLLTAGSIDSAALDFLDAHGNRLPVFITANTRTGPDGAPAFIRITALDARERRSYERELISERRRAELERERVQVLASTLQRSLLPPSLSPPAGVDADAYYHFASAFDVGGDFYDLFPLTDDRWGFFLGDVCGKGPEAAVVTSSTRYTLRAAAVYDRDPIAVLHKLNSLLLQEFASESKFCTVLFGVITLVDGGLDVDIASGGHPPALLLRADGTAQYLDTRGGQLVGILPEPHFVATHVRLAPGDTVVLYSDGLTEARTGVGRARYDDTGALLDFAVAHAPSTTSDIVAALKSLMESFGSGLEDDAAIMAFGLPHEDP; encoded by the coding sequence GTGAACGATCAGGACCCACTCCTCCAGGACACCGCGGAGGACCTCTACGAGTTCGCGCCGTGCGGATATCTCTCGACCTGGCCCGACGGGCGAATAGCGAAGGTCAATGCCACGCTGCTGAAGTGGCTGGAATACGAGCGCCAGGACGTCCTGGGTCGTCGATTCTCGGATCTACTCACCGGCGGCGGAAGAATTCACTACGAAACGCATTTCGCCCCTCTGCTGCTGACCGCCGGCTCCATCGACAGCGCAGCGCTCGATTTCCTCGATGCGCACGGGAACAGACTGCCCGTGTTCATCACCGCCAATACCAGGACCGGTCCGGACGGCGCGCCTGCGTTCATCCGAATCACAGCGCTCGATGCACGTGAACGTCGTTCGTACGAGCGGGAGTTGATCTCCGAACGTCGTCGCGCAGAGCTCGAACGCGAGCGAGTGCAGGTGCTCGCCAGCACCCTGCAGCGATCGTTGTTGCCGCCGTCGTTATCGCCGCCTGCGGGAGTCGATGCCGACGCCTACTATCACTTCGCATCCGCCTTCGACGTCGGAGGGGACTTCTACGACCTGTTTCCGTTGACCGACGATCGGTGGGGATTCTTCCTCGGCGACGTCTGCGGCAAAGGTCCCGAAGCGGCCGTGGTCACGTCCTCCACCAGATACACACTGCGTGCTGCGGCCGTGTACGACAGGGATCCGATCGCGGTGCTCCACAAATTGAATTCGCTTCTGCTGCAGGAGTTCGCCAGCGAGTCCAAGTTCTGCACCGTCCTTTTCGGCGTCATCACACTCGTGGACGGCGGGCTCGACGTCGACATTGCGAGCGGTGGGCATCCGCCGGCCCTGCTGCTCCGAGCCGACGGTACCGCGCAGTACCTCGACACTCGCGGAGGTCAACTCGTCGGAATACTTCCCGAGCCTCATTTCGTCGCGACGCACGTCCGGCTCGCACCGGGGGACACCGTCGTGCTGTATTCCGACGGGCTGACCGAGGCGAGAACAGGCGTCGGCCGAGCGCGGTACGACGACACGGGGGCGCTGCTGGATTTCGCTGTCGCTCACGCCCCGTCGACGACGAGTGACATCGTCGCAGCACTCAAATCCTTGATGGAGAGCTTCGGCAGCGGGCTGGAGGACGATGCCGCCATCATGGCGTTCGGTCTCCCACACGAAGACCCCTAG
- a CDS encoding glycosyltransferase, translating into MPDDKLALVHERFTEVAGSEHVMEQLALHWPRADVFAPIARPEGVPTGISKDVRTTWLNEVYNAIGQRSYAPVLPMVPLAFRHMKLQNYDAVVVSHHAFATQAVFATEAPVVAYVHSPARWAWDPELRAGEGGGKAGAAILTALSAVARRCETSAAPKLTTVVANSTAVAQRISDWWDRHDALVVHPPVDLDGFTPDASVEREDFFLLAGRLVPYKRPDIAVRAAAAADVPLVVAGDGRAMDACRELAGPKTTFLGRVSHEHLLELHRKARALLMPGIEDFGIVPVESMATGTPVIALGEGGAIDTVVPGKTGLHVAPGTDEEIIDGFATAMRSFSPKDFDRAEIRSWAEGFSREHFRSRMQEVVDAVL; encoded by the coding sequence ATGCCGGATGACAAACTCGCCCTGGTCCACGAGCGATTCACCGAGGTCGCGGGCTCCGAGCACGTGATGGAGCAGCTGGCACTTCACTGGCCACGGGCAGATGTCTTCGCGCCGATCGCACGTCCGGAGGGTGTTCCGACGGGCATATCGAAGGACGTACGGACTACGTGGTTGAACGAGGTCTACAACGCGATCGGCCAACGCTCGTACGCCCCCGTACTTCCCATGGTTCCGCTGGCGTTCCGACACATGAAGTTGCAGAACTACGACGCTGTGGTCGTCAGCCACCATGCTTTCGCGACGCAGGCAGTGTTCGCCACCGAGGCCCCAGTTGTCGCGTACGTCCACAGCCCCGCCCGCTGGGCGTGGGACCCCGAACTCCGGGCCGGCGAAGGCGGAGGCAAGGCAGGCGCCGCAATCTTGACTGCACTGTCCGCGGTGGCACGACGTTGCGAAACCTCGGCCGCACCGAAGCTGACCACGGTCGTAGCCAACTCGACGGCAGTTGCGCAGCGAATTTCCGATTGGTGGGACCGCCACGATGCGCTCGTAGTGCACCCGCCCGTCGACCTCGACGGGTTCACCCCCGACGCGTCCGTCGAGCGTGAGGATTTCTTCCTGCTCGCCGGGCGCTTGGTTCCGTACAAAAGACCTGACATCGCCGTCCGGGCAGCGGCGGCGGCAGACGTTCCTCTCGTCGTCGCCGGGGACGGCCGCGCCATGGACGCCTGTCGCGAACTCGCCGGCCCCAAGACGACGTTCCTCGGCCGAGTCTCGCACGAGCATCTGCTCGAACTGCACCGCAAGGCGCGGGCGCTACTGATGCCGGGGATCGAGGACTTCGGCATCGTGCCCGTCGAGTCCATGGCAACCGGTACGCCGGTGATCGCCCTCGGCGAGGGCGGTGCCATCGACACGGTGGTGCCCGGAAAGACCGGTCTACACGTGGCACCCGGTACCGACGAGGAGATCATCGACGGTTTCGCCACCGCGATGCGGTCGTTCAGTCCGAAGGACTTCGACCGAGCCGAAATTCGCTCGTGGGCGGAAGGATTTTCACGCGAGCATTTCCGTTCGCGAATGCAGGAAGTCGTCGATGCCGTTCTCTAG
- a CDS encoding alcohol dehydrogenase catalytic domain-containing protein: MRAAIYETFGGTIDIREIADPRCPPHGVVVDVAATGLCRSDWHGWLGHDSGIPLPNVPGHELAGTVAEVGAAVRHWSVGARVTVPFVNACGVCAPCLRGDHQVCNAQTQPGFTHHGSFAERVALDHADVNLVSLPDEIDFDTAAGLGCRFATAYRAVVQVADVRAGEVVAVHGCGGVGLSVVMIAASRGAHVIAVDPALSSRELARTLGATEACIDAREVHDVDVSFDAFGAAPTMRASIECLRPRGRHIQVGLLGENGLPEVDMARVIAKELQISGSHGMSALSYPAMLAEIGSGALRPQLLVLETIGLEEAAARLMRLGESGAGAGGVTVVHP, translated from the coding sequence ATGAGGGCAGCGATCTACGAGACGTTCGGCGGCACTATCGACATCCGCGAGATAGCCGATCCGCGGTGTCCTCCGCACGGAGTCGTCGTCGACGTGGCCGCGACGGGCCTGTGTCGAAGTGACTGGCATGGTTGGCTCGGACACGACTCCGGCATCCCGCTTCCCAATGTCCCCGGACACGAACTGGCCGGAACGGTGGCCGAAGTCGGTGCTGCCGTACGACATTGGTCCGTCGGTGCCCGCGTTACCGTTCCGTTCGTCAACGCCTGCGGCGTCTGTGCCCCCTGTCTGCGTGGTGATCACCAGGTATGCAACGCTCAGACTCAACCAGGATTCACCCACCACGGGTCGTTCGCAGAACGAGTCGCACTCGACCACGCCGACGTCAACCTGGTGTCGCTTCCTGACGAGATCGACTTCGATACTGCGGCGGGGCTCGGATGCCGCTTTGCCACTGCATATCGAGCTGTGGTGCAGGTAGCCGACGTTCGTGCAGGCGAGGTGGTGGCTGTGCACGGCTGCGGGGGAGTCGGGCTCTCCGTTGTGATGATTGCTGCGTCCCGTGGTGCGCACGTGATCGCTGTCGACCCGGCGTTGTCCAGTCGTGAACTGGCGCGCACGCTCGGCGCCACCGAGGCGTGCATCGACGCCCGCGAAGTGCACGACGTCGACGTATCGTTCGACGCCTTCGGCGCAGCCCCGACGATGCGCGCATCCATTGAATGTCTTCGTCCGCGCGGGCGACACATCCAGGTGGGACTGTTGGGCGAGAACGGGTTGCCCGAGGTAGACATGGCCCGCGTCATTGCGAAGGAGTTGCAAATATCGGGCAGTCACGGAATGTCGGCACTGAGTTATCCGGCGATGCTGGCCGAGATCGGATCCGGAGCACTTCGTCCCCAGCTCTTGGTGCTCGAAACGATCGGCCTCGAGGAGGCGGCGGCACGTCTCATGAGGCTCGGCGAGTCAGGAGCCGGCGCAGGCGGCGTCACTGTCGTGCATCCCTAG
- a CDS encoding TetR/AcrR family transcriptional regulator has translation MSTSETGYARGRPYRGSSPVQRRDERREKLLDAAVEIFGTTGYRSASIDRLCSTAGLTKRYFYESFESSEDLLKAVYLRATKTMLAGVQAPATHETQSPEAVLQAALSNFFRSVADDPRSARIVLLEVLGVSTEVDELYRQTTSLFVDVVLTVADAAGTAHGLAGPNRRTLAVGLVGAVLMMTQQWLLAPTSESLDGVIASAHTILGAVAFGRVD, from the coding sequence GTGAGTACTTCCGAGACCGGCTACGCCCGCGGCCGCCCGTACCGCGGATCGTCGCCGGTGCAACGGCGGGACGAACGTCGGGAGAAGCTGCTCGACGCCGCGGTCGAGATCTTCGGAACGACCGGGTACCGGTCTGCGTCGATCGATCGACTGTGCTCGACGGCCGGTCTCACCAAACGCTACTTCTACGAGTCCTTCGAGAGCAGCGAGGATCTGCTGAAGGCGGTGTACTTGCGCGCCACGAAGACGATGCTCGCCGGCGTGCAGGCGCCTGCAACACATGAGACCCAGTCGCCGGAGGCCGTACTGCAAGCGGCATTGTCGAACTTCTTTCGGAGCGTCGCGGACGATCCGCGTTCTGCCCGAATCGTGCTACTCGAAGTGCTCGGCGTATCGACCGAAGTAGACGAACTCTATCGGCAGACGACATCGCTGTTCGTCGACGTGGTGCTCACGGTCGCGGACGCGGCGGGGACCGCACACGGACTCGCGGGCCCCAACCGTCGAACACTGGCGGTCGGACTCGTGGGCGCCGTGTTGATGATGACCCAGCAATGGTTGCTCGCACCGACCTCGGAATCCCTCGACGGTGTCATCGCGAGCGCTCACACCATTCTCGGGGCCGTCGCATTCGGACGCGTCGACTGA
- a CDS encoding alpha/beta fold hydrolase — MDVRARNNVTIVGTEDGPTIMLAHGFGCDQNLWRAVTALLTPTCRVVLFDHVGAGASDVSGWDEAAYSSLETYADDVVEIVLGLELQNVVFVGHSVASMIGVLAAVRRPDLFAGLVLLTPSPRYIDDGDYHGGFSAADIDELLESLDSNYLGWSRVMAPRIMGNPDRPELGEGLTESFCRTDPSCARAFARATFLSDNRSDLAHVVTPTLVIECARDSLAPREVGRYVHEHIEGSTIVTLDATGHCPQVSHPGITARAILSFVGAS; from the coding sequence GTGGACGTGCGAGCAAGGAATAACGTGACGATCGTCGGTACCGAGGATGGACCGACGATCATGCTCGCGCACGGATTCGGTTGCGACCAGAATCTGTGGAGGGCCGTGACTGCACTGCTGACCCCGACGTGCCGAGTCGTGTTGTTCGACCACGTGGGAGCAGGTGCTTCCGACGTGTCGGGCTGGGACGAAGCGGCTTACTCGTCGCTCGAGACGTACGCCGATGATGTCGTCGAGATCGTGCTCGGTCTCGAACTGCAGAACGTCGTCTTCGTCGGACACTCTGTTGCATCGATGATCGGCGTCCTCGCTGCAGTGAGGAGACCCGACCTGTTCGCCGGCCTCGTACTGCTCACGCCGTCACCCCGGTACATCGACGACGGTGACTACCACGGTGGTTTCAGTGCCGCGGACATCGACGAATTACTCGAATCGCTGGACAGCAACTATCTGGGCTGGTCACGCGTGATGGCGCCGAGAATCATGGGAAACCCCGATCGCCCCGAACTGGGCGAGGGGTTGACCGAGAGCTTTTGCCGCACTGATCCGTCCTGTGCACGAGCTTTTGCCCGAGCGACCTTCCTGTCGGACAATCGTTCCGACCTCGCGCATGTTGTCACTCCAACGCTGGTAATCGAGTGCGCTCGCGATTCGCTCGCCCCTCGCGAGGTGGGGCGCTACGTTCATGAACACATCGAGGGCAGCACTATCGTCACGCTCGACGCGACTGGTCACTGCCCTCAGGTGAGTCACCCGGGCATCACTGCTCGTGCCATTCTGTCGTTCGTCGGCGCCTCGTGA
- a CDS encoding PucR family transcriptional regulator produces the protein MRLHDLLGLAELKLHQVVAPEHFDPTIRWVVTTDMLDPSRYLTGGELVLTGLMWRAEPGDSHKFVSSIAKAGVAALAASEGGVVPDDLVAACREHGLPLFRVPADVAFATVTEVVVRQLSSARTSDLKAVLDRHQRLVESTGPGGIGPLLDLVGTELGMDCWIMAASGRVLAGPDGLPDPESLAHEFLTARRLPHFAPGYGISMFPVDSDSAARVVDWFVAVRSDWQTWHSERLALAEQLCSIVALERARSDDRLTGSGVLAQEFVRAVCDGASPTDIAQQMHVIGLPVHSRYSAIAAAASGDVLRLGEVRQLVHETTAPAKSAIGIIDGEVIAIVPAEDDITPAVVRAVDVLAPGLSETGLSIGVSSLVAARDVRSAVEEAKHARALAARRTDDRYVVGHDELGTLVLLLAGVPEDVRLMFRSRLLDPLARYDDIHGTDLIATLSAFLDTNGSWTKCAEHMHLHVNSVRYRIQRVEELTGRDLSLLHDRVEFYLALRLS, from the coding sequence GTGAGGCTGCACGATTTGCTGGGTTTGGCCGAGTTGAAGCTGCATCAAGTGGTGGCACCCGAGCACTTCGACCCGACGATCCGATGGGTCGTCACCACTGACATGTTGGATCCGAGTCGATACCTGACCGGAGGTGAGTTGGTGCTCACCGGTCTCATGTGGCGGGCCGAACCCGGCGACTCACACAAATTCGTCAGTTCGATCGCGAAAGCGGGAGTAGCGGCCCTCGCCGCATCCGAGGGCGGCGTGGTCCCCGACGACCTCGTCGCAGCGTGCCGCGAACACGGGCTGCCCCTGTTTCGGGTGCCCGCCGATGTCGCGTTCGCGACGGTGACCGAGGTCGTGGTTCGCCAGCTGTCGAGCGCACGAACCTCGGATTTGAAAGCCGTACTCGACCGACACCAGAGGTTGGTCGAGAGCACAGGACCCGGTGGGATCGGGCCACTCCTCGATCTCGTCGGTACCGAGCTCGGAATGGATTGTTGGATCATGGCGGCCTCGGGCCGCGTGCTCGCCGGCCCTGACGGTCTACCGGATCCCGAGTCGCTCGCACACGAGTTCCTCACGGCGCGAAGGCTTCCACACTTCGCGCCCGGGTACGGGATCTCGATGTTTCCAGTCGACAGCGACTCCGCGGCTAGGGTGGTCGACTGGTTCGTCGCCGTTCGAAGCGACTGGCAGACATGGCATTCCGAGCGGCTGGCACTCGCCGAACAACTATGTTCGATCGTCGCGCTCGAACGCGCACGCTCCGACGACCGACTCACCGGATCCGGCGTCCTTGCACAAGAATTCGTGCGCGCCGTGTGCGATGGGGCCTCGCCGACCGACATCGCTCAACAGATGCACGTCATCGGACTTCCCGTGCACTCGCGCTACAGTGCAATCGCGGCTGCGGCCTCGGGTGATGTACTGCGCCTGGGCGAGGTCAGGCAACTGGTGCACGAGACCACTGCACCGGCGAAATCCGCGATCGGCATCATCGACGGTGAGGTCATCGCGATCGTCCCGGCCGAGGACGACATCACACCAGCCGTCGTCAGGGCCGTCGACGTTCTCGCGCCCGGACTGTCCGAGACCGGACTGTCGATCGGAGTCAGCAGCCTGGTCGCCGCGCGGGACGTGCGAAGCGCCGTCGAGGAGGCGAAGCACGCGCGAGCGTTGGCCGCGCGTCGTACCGACGATCGCTACGTGGTCGGCCACGACGAACTCGGCACGCTGGTGCTCTTGCTCGCCGGGGTACCCGAGGACGTGCGCCTGATGTTCCGGTCTCGGCTGCTCGACCCGCTCGCTCGGTACGACGACATTCATGGAACCGACTTGATCGCGACGCTGTCCGCGTTTCTCGACACGAATGGGTCGTGGACGAAGTGCGCCGAGCATATGCACCTTCACGTCAACTCGGTGCGATACCGGATCCAGCGCGTCGAGGAGTTGACCGGCCGTGATCTATCTCTTCTGCACGACAGGGTCGAGTTCTATCTGGCGCTGCGGCTGAGCTGA
- a CDS encoding FAD binding domain-containing protein: MDFLRPQNWADALAIKSDDVDAVPIQGGTDVMVEMNFDIHRPTALLDLNPIRELTRWECLPDGTLRVGAGVPYVRIISELGNRLPGIAQASRTVGSPQIRNRGTVGGNLGGASPAGDLHAPLLAADAVIEVESARRGVRMIPATEFYVGVKRNSCEPDELIRAFHVSPAAGPQYFSKIGTRNAMVIAVCSFSIALFPEQQRVGTGLGSAAPTPRRAYAAEEFLAAELDWSGPLDDRVAARFGELVSEAARPIDDVRGTADYRRHALAVMAKRTLGWAWKDLGDKGKAA; the protein is encoded by the coding sequence ATGGACTTTCTACGGCCGCAGAACTGGGCCGACGCGTTGGCAATCAAGTCCGACGACGTCGACGCCGTTCCGATCCAGGGCGGTACCGACGTCATGGTCGAGATGAACTTCGACATACATCGGCCCACCGCGCTTCTCGACCTGAATCCGATTCGCGAGCTCACTCGGTGGGAGTGCTTGCCCGACGGCACCTTGCGGGTCGGTGCGGGCGTTCCGTACGTGCGCATCATCTCCGAGCTCGGGAACCGGCTACCCGGTATCGCGCAGGCATCGAGGACGGTCGGGTCGCCACAGATTCGAAACCGTGGCACGGTCGGCGGCAACCTGGGAGGCGCGTCGCCTGCCGGTGACCTGCATGCTCCGCTTCTCGCCGCCGATGCCGTGATCGAGGTCGAGTCCGCACGCCGCGGAGTCCGGATGATTCCAGCGACCGAGTTCTACGTCGGCGTCAAGCGGAACTCGTGTGAACCGGACGAGTTGATTCGCGCCTTTCACGTGTCTCCTGCGGCCGGGCCCCAGTACTTCTCGAAGATCGGCACCCGCAACGCGATGGTGATCGCGGTCTGTTCGTTCTCCATCGCGCTCTTCCCCGAGCAGCAGCGTGTCGGGACCGGACTCGGCTCCGCTGCGCCGACGCCTCGGCGGGCTTATGCTGCCGAGGAGTTCCTCGCCGCAGAACTCGACTGGTCCGGTCCGCTCGACGACCGGGTCGCCGCGCGATTCGGTGAGCTGGTTTCGGAAGCGGCGCGCCCCATCGACGATGTTCGCGGTACTGCGGATTACCGCCGCCACGCACTGGCAGTCATGGCGAAACGGACCCTTGGTTGGGCCTGGAAAGATCTCGGCGACAAAGGAAAGGCGGCATAG